Genomic DNA from Lactuca sativa cultivar Salinas chromosome 8, Lsat_Salinas_v11, whole genome shotgun sequence:
AGTTACAACCAAAACCCGAAATAGtctattacaaccaaaacacaatcAAAGTAAAACACAAAGTCCGAAATCGTcgattacaaccaaaacacaatcAAACTAAAACAGAAAGTCTAGAATAGTCAATTACAACCAAAACATGAAACACAAATCTTCAATACACATCCATTTAAATCTCTTCACCATATCCCAATTCATATAGAACCAAAAAACATTATTATTGATTATTGAGTAATAAACTTCTGTAAaactataaatttataattacttGAGACCTTATTGtctatatagaaaaaaaaatgcaATAAGAAAATCAACATACTTTCACAAAATTTCCCAGCAACATACTTTCAAAtatcttttaaaaaaatcaatatctttcaaaaaaaatcaacatACTTTCCCAACAACATACTTTAACATAATTTCACAACAACATTTTagaatatttcaaaaaaaaattcagcaTAATATTCATTTTCAACAATATTTCAGACAGACAAACCAATCCCAAGCAGGCAAACACCCCCTAATATTAATATATCATGTAATAATGTCATTCTCAACAAGATTtcagataaataaataaataaataatgaacaTAAAGATTGAAATCATCATGAATCagacaaataacaaacaaaaaaatcgaaattaacaAGATTTCAGaaaagaaaataagagaaaaGTGAAGATTTCAGCAAGAACTAAGCAAAAACGATGTCATGGGTCGGTGTCCCAGCAACAATGAAGCAAACCAAGCAAAATTAGAAAAAGTGAAATCAGAAAAAACTCACATGTCACCACTCATCGGAAAAGGAGGCGTCGCAAGTGTGTGAGGGAGGATGTCGTTGGAGGTTTGGGAGTGTGTTGTCGTTGGTCAGAGGTGAGGACTGAGCAAGTGAGCGATGGCCAGTGAGCACCTTCGTGTAATCGATTTCGCCAATTTAGGTTTTGGATAGGAGGTGACTGAGTGACTCAATTAAAGTGAAGAGTGAAGATTTTAGAACGGGTGGTTTATTAGGGTTgtgttatatattttttttagtcttatactatattataaagcatGATGGTCATAtcttgaaaattaagaggtataacttacaaaactttttgtactaatcaattatgcataaataaatcattaatacttgccaaaagtttgaagacttgaattaatgaaagttattaaaaaaattaattttgacCATTATGaacattttaaaatattaaattcatttatataaattaatttatatttttaaactagatgccaatattaattaatttacatcaataatataaacaaacaatataaataTATGGTATAAAcggaaatattttatttaaaagtgaTAACTTAtctaataactaataataaaatttaataattatttcctcATAAAAAACTATTCGGCAAAAGATCTATTTATTGTCGCTGCTTTTCCGCGGGCACACGTctactatgtgtgtgtgtgtgtatatatatatatatatatatatatatatatatatatgaaaaagtgaatatgtggctgttatatatgtaatattaggtaCAGAACCATCTAAATtgacttcattttgattaaaaacAACAATTTTCTTTCGGTATTAGTTTCTTCATATTGCTTTCGgacttatattattttttattttgtaattcATCCCCAATATTTATGTATTTCGAATGTATTTTTTATTAGACCTCTGGTAGAAGCTTTATAACTTCCTCTGATACCTACTTTTGTATActtgtgttttttttaattatgagaAGAGGTTAATCGggtttttaatgaacaattttaatCTTTCACTATAGTTTTTTATAATAAATTTCAATATACCGAACTACACGTTGTTGATAAAATATTCTTATACATGATTTGTGGTGcaaaattaaacttataaaactccataaaaaaatatatacaaagctTAATATAAGCTCTAATAGAGGATACAAGAAATATGGTAGAGATATTTgattgaattttgttaaaattatatagttttttctggttctatacctaatattaggtaCATAACAGCTACATATTCTTCAAGCCAATATATATATTGGCTTGAAGAATATGTATACAAGAAATATGGTAGAGATATTTGatttaattttgttaaaattatatagttttttctggttctatacctaatattaggtaCATAACAGCTACATATTCTTCaagccaatatatatatatatatatatatatatatatatatatatatatatatatatatatgacaaaatttTACAATTGTTCCCTTTGGTTTACAAAATATCGCACTTTGAGGACTTCCTAGCAAAAAATCACGCGACTGGTCCTTTGGTTTGTAAAATTACATGAAAGGTCCTCCTGTTGTTAAATCTAACTTTTCAGCTATTAGATTTTAAtggaaaagactattttgcctttGTACCAATATTGCAATACACTACAAACCTCAAggatcattcgtgtaattttataaatttgaaattttatgtatatataaattataaatataaatttcatgtatatatatatatatatatatatatatattcaacaacttcataattttttttatctttatgagattttattttctattcttattttataattttagttatttatggttttttaatgtttttatttattttgattcaagtatataAATTTAAGTTCGATAAATCATATCGAAATCTTTTTTTATTACTTATGAAATAAaatgttaatgtttttttttaattttttgttgttacggtttatttatttatttatttattttactttgaTGCTCTATAGTTAATatcgttagcaactttatgtttgcatttatcattatcattatttcacattttgttgttttgttatatatatacttagttatttattattcttttactgtttttatttattttgattcaagtaatgaaaaatagaaaaacaaaaaaaaaatcaaaaaccccAAAGTTGTaaaatactctaatatattaatacattttacacttttcatattttttttggtgtttttcgcattttttttttttaattttggttatttatggttttcataacttttttttattttgatttgtgtaaataaaaaagttatgtttattttctatatttatatctgtaaatataactattttatttacatgaatcaaaattaaaaaagttacaaaaaacataaataaccaaaattataaaaaaacagaaaaaaactcaaacaccaaaattgtaaaatactctaatatattcatacattttacactttTTGGAAAAGGTCAAAAAAATTACCAAgttgatgaaaaataaaacgaaacaacggaaaaaaataaaaaaatgaaataattaaaaaaataaaaatagaaaatacattaaaaaataatatgaaaaaaattaaaaaaaaaataatacgaaaaaattaaaaaaatacgaaaaaccaaaaaaagatgaaaatgtaaaatgtattaatatattagggtATATTAGAATTTGGTGTAtgtgtttttgttttttgtttttctattttttattatttgaatcaacataaataaaaaaaatagaagaataataaataattaaaattataacaaaaatagaaaacaaaaggtcaaataatgataatgataaatgcAAACATAAAATTGCTAACGATATTAACTATTAGCATAAAAAAACATGAACAGTAACggcataaaattaaaaaataaaataaaaaataaaaaccacaTTAAAGCTTCAATTCGCAAATAAGATAAATTAAAGGAAAAACAATTTCGACATGGTTTATCGAATTTAAGTTTATTTACttgatttaaaataaataaaaatataataaaaaacaataaataactaaaactataaaataaaacaagaaaacaaaatgtcaacaagataaaaaaaatcatcaaattgttgaaattatatatatatatatatatatatatatatatatatatatatatatatatatatatatatataatttatatttataatttatataaatacaaaatacgaaatttataatttatatatatatatatatatatatatatatatatatatatatatatatatatatatatatatatatatatatatatatataatttcaaatttataaaattacacgaatggtccttgagGTTTGTAGTATATTGCAATATTGGTACAAGGGCAAAATAGTAATTTTCATTAAAATCTAACAGCTAGAAAGTTAGATTTAACGGTAAAAGGATCTTTCATGTAATTTTACAAACCACGGGGACTAGTCGTGTGACTTTTTGCTAGGAAGTAGTCAAAGTGCGATATTCTGTAAACCATATAGACCAATTGTgaaattttgtatatatatatatatatatatatatatatatatatatatatatatatataattgtaagGGACGGTTTCTTATTATGGTCGGTTTTTCGGATTGGATGAGTTGGTTTTCGGgtaaaaaccaaaaccaaaacaaatttttcgttttttaaaatatttaactcTCTAACCATCGGTaatgtttcagtttcagttttatcGGCTTTGATTTTGGTTTCATCGGTTTTAATCGGCTTTACAATTTTTTTGGTTTGAATTTGCTTACCCTTAACAAAAATGACAAGagattaaatataaattaaaaacattAAGGCATGCATTTTGAAGATTCTAAAATAAAGGGggcaaaaaaaattaaattagttTGATGGAACTTTGATTCTTGATTGTCATTCAAAAATAAATGTATGGCATTTAAGTTTTTTATAATActattattttattgattttaatGTAATACATGAATTGATTCGTGTACATAGGAAAACCCAACATAAAAACACCAAAACCTCGCCATTCCACTTTGGATATTCATAGCCCTTCTCCGCTCTCCTTACACAATGGCAGCCGCCGCTGCCACCGCCACCACGACTGCCTCTGCCACCTCCGCCTCAATTTCCCACCGTTCCCCTCTCTGTAACTCCGTCGACAAACCATCTCCTGCGTTCTCTAAACCCATCTTTAAACCTCTACACAAAACATTGTCGTTTACTCTCACCCACAAAGCCCGTTCAACAACCGCTGCTAAAAACCCAATCTCCGACGTTATTTCATCATCGGAATCATACCCAGATGAAGAGGATTTAGTATTTGATGAAGACGATAAACCTCGTGAAGAGTGCGGCGTAGTGGGTATCTACGGCGACCCAGAAGCCTCACGTCTCTGCTACTTAGCTCTCCACGCCCTCCAACACCGCGGCCAAGAAGGCGCCGGGATAGTCACCGCCACAGCCGAGGGCGTCCTCAAGTCCGTCACCGGCGTCGGCCTCGTCTCAGAAGTCTTCAACCAATCAAAACTCGACCAACTCCCTGGAGACAACGCAATAGGGCACGTCCGCTATTCCACCGCCGGTCAATCCATGCTCAAAAACGTCCAGCCCTTCGTCGCTGGTTACCGGTTCGGCCGCGTCGGCGTCGCACATAACGGAAATCTGGTAAATTATCAAACCCTAAGAGCTGAGTTAGAAGAAAACGGCTCAATTTTTGGTACTAGTTCAGATACCGAAGTTGTTCTGCATCTAATCGCCATATCTAAACAAAGACCCTTCTTTCTAAGAATCGTTGAAGCTTGTGAAAAGCTCAAAGGAGCTTACTCCATGGTGTTTATAACAGAAGACAAATTAGTCGCAGTTCGAGACCCATATGGATTCCGGCCATTAGTAATGGGAAAACGAAGCAATGGCGCCATAGTTTTCGCATCTGAAACCTGCGCTCTCGATCTAATCGAAGCTAAATACGAAAGAGAAGTTAACCCAGGTGAAGTTTTAATCGTCGACAAAGACGGCATCCAATCCCTCTGTTTAATGCCACACCCAGAACCCAAATCATGCATCTTCGAACACATCTACTTCTCTCTACCCAACTCCGTCGTGTTCGGGAAATCCGTCTATGAATCCCGCCAGCAATTCGGGGAAATCCTCGCCACAGAGTCGCCGGTCGACTGTGACGTGGTGATTGCAGTCCCAGATTCCGGCGTGGTGGCGGCGATAGGGTACGCAAACAAAGCCGGAGTTCCATTCCAACAAGGATTAATCCGGTCACATTACGTTGGTCGAACATTCATCGAACCCTCTCAAAGGATTCGTGATTTTGGGGTCAAATTGAAGCTTTCACCTGTAAGAGCGGTTTTGGAGGGAaaacgggtggtggtggtggacgaCTCCATTGTTAGGGGGACAACATCATCAAAAATAGTCCGATTATTAAAAGAAGCAGGTGCAAAAGAGGTTCATATGAGGATTGCAAGTCCTCCAATCATAGCATCTTGTTATTATGGTGTTGATACACCAAGTCCTGAAGAATTGATATCAAATCGAATGAAAGTtgaggagattcgggagtttattGGGGCTGATTCTTTGGCGTTTCTTGAAATCGATAGTTTGAAGAAGATGTTGAAGGGTGATTCGGGGAATTTTTGTTATGCGTGTTTTTCAGGGGATTATCCGGTGGTTCCGAGTGGGCTTGTGAAACGGGTCGGGGATTTTGTGGATGATGGGTTGAATGGGAGTATTGGGTCGATTGATGGGGGGTGGCTTGAAGGATCGAAAGAAAAGAAAGGGGAGGATTTGGATGTGAATTATGAAGAACAAGTTCATGTTTAGTAGGAGAAGATTTGATCATGGTTTTTATATGTTGTTTTAATGATTTTGGGAACTTTTTCAATTTTTGTCTTGGATGTGGTATTACGATTTATGATCTATGAATAATCTTGTTTTACTAAAATGACTAACTTAGAGAAATGATGTTTAATATTGTGGCTAATTGTTCGTTTTCTACTTTGATGGTGATGGATAGAATATAGATGGTTCATTTCATGCGGTTTTGCATTTAGCAATGGGCAATGAAATGAAGGAAATGGATAAGGGTTTAATTTTACCTTTTTAAATATCGTTTGATACAAACATTTGATTCTCTCTTGGATTATTGCGTTCAAGGTTTATCCCTAATTTTACCCTTCCATGTCCAACTGAATTTAGCAATATGAGAGGTATTGAAATTTAAGTTGACACTGCATCATTAGTTTTGAAAATTCTTACTTCTAGGTCAAGCCCTTTGCTTTTGTCACTTTCTATTAGCTAATTTTATAAGTagtcttttctttttcaattccACCCcttctcacttttttttttttttgggtttcttttttcctattttgttttttttttattgtttttaatttttatttatttatttattattattattattattattataaatttcaatAACCATATAAAATTCAGACAACATTTTAAAATTCGGACATTATAAATTTGGACGATATAATAAAACTCGAACGACTATATAAAACGGAACAAAagcaaaatttatatttatttatcacAGATATATTAATTGGTTCAGTATTACATTTGTGTGGTGCGTTATGCGGAATGAAAACAAactttatttttgtttcattttataTAGTCGTTTGAATTTTATAATGTCGTCCAAATTTTAAAATGTTGTccgaattttaaaatattatccgaattttatatggttatcgaaatttataataataataataataataataataataataataaaaataaaagaaaaaaattgatGTCAAATAAAAAATGAAAGGTTAATTAGATTGATGTTAGGGGGTGGAATTGAAAAAACTTTACAGAATTAGTCCTTACTCATACGTATCATGTTATTATGGGCAAACTAAGCTTCATTTGATTTGGTATACAACCCTTTCTATTTATcaatttttattcaaaaactcCTCTCTTACTTTGTGATGACCAAATcctatttatatattcaattcaTTTTGCAATTACTACCTGTTCTTTTATTGATATTCTTTTCAGGGTCGTTCCAAACATATTTTGGGCCGAGgacaaaagaaaaaaattgaCCCTTAATATACACCAATGTCATCAAGTTTATTATAATAACTCCATAATCAAAAGAAAATTACTTGTACTATCTTCTAAATATAacaatttctataaaaaaaaaaaaaaaaaaaaaaaaaaaaaaaaaaaaaaaatgggccCCTTTAAAAGATAGGTCCCGGACGGTCGCCCCTATCGCCCACCCTCTGGGACGGGCCTGATTCTTTTCTTGAAATCTCGTAGGGGTATATTCGTAATTTTGCTGATAAGTGTGGCGGCAAGGAGGAGGGAGGAATCCACGACTGAAAGGAAAGCCGACATCCGGTGCTAACTACAGTGAATATTTTGAAGCTCTTTAGCCAAAGTCTTCGCAACAACTTAATTATATGTCTTGTCTAACTCTTCGAATGTAGAGTTAACTAGCTCTCTTTGTATCTAATCGAAATTTGACTTTGCTTTAATCTTTACTAAATTAATCttgattttgtttttaatatatagGAGAGCAAAATCGTATGGTGGAATCTCAATTTGATTATGGAGCATAATGTCCAACTTTGTATCCATGTGGGGTTTCAAGTGGAGTGGATTAGCGATTAGAACGATGTAGAAATAAGGACCAGAAAGTCTTTCTGATacctttttaaaatatattatataccAAATCAAATGAAGCTTAGTTTGCCCATAATAGCCTGATACGTATGTATGGCTCTTTAACAATAATACCAAATTACCAATGGTGTACAACATTAGACAAATGGTCCATATGTAGGAAAAACTTTACAGAATTGGTCCTTACACATAAAAAGATTACATAATTGGTGTCAGTggtagaaaaaaaaaaggttgaaaaaTGATTACATAATTGGTCCTTGTCGCAGAAAAAAATTATGTAACTATACCCTGTGGCGGAAAAACAACAATGGGATTTACTTATGTTTGATATTTTTTCTaagaaaattaaatatcatatatatatttttttatactaAATGACCTTACTATACTTAATCTGGTCTTCATTGTATAGCCGATTATTTTTCATTTAATGTAGGCAAATCGACGTAATAATAATTTACTTGCATTTATTTAATTGTAATAGCAATGTATAGAGGCAAGTT
This window encodes:
- the LOC111903731 gene encoding amidophosphoribosyltransferase, chloroplastic, with translation MAAAAATATTTASATSASISHRSPLCNSVDKPSPAFSKPIFKPLHKTLSFTLTHKARSTTAAKNPISDVISSSESYPDEEDLVFDEDDKPREECGVVGIYGDPEASRLCYLALHALQHRGQEGAGIVTATAEGVLKSVTGVGLVSEVFNQSKLDQLPGDNAIGHVRYSTAGQSMLKNVQPFVAGYRFGRVGVAHNGNLVNYQTLRAELEENGSIFGTSSDTEVVLHLIAISKQRPFFLRIVEACEKLKGAYSMVFITEDKLVAVRDPYGFRPLVMGKRSNGAIVFASETCALDLIEAKYEREVNPGEVLIVDKDGIQSLCLMPHPEPKSCIFEHIYFSLPNSVVFGKSVYESRQQFGEILATESPVDCDVVIAVPDSGVVAAIGYANKAGVPFQQGLIRSHYVGRTFIEPSQRIRDFGVKLKLSPVRAVLEGKRVVVVDDSIVRGTTSSKIVRLLKEAGAKEVHMRIASPPIIASCYYGVDTPSPEELISNRMKVEEIREFIGADSLAFLEIDSLKKMLKGDSGNFCYACFSGDYPVVPSGLVKRVGDFVDDGLNGSIGSIDGGWLEGSKEKKGEDLDVNYEEQVHV